The following proteins are encoded in a genomic region of Rubrobacter xylanophilus DSM 9941:
- a CDS encoding UbiA family prenyltransferase: protein MCAVLSRLLHISRPVLWINTVGSGFVGMWLAGHLWSWGFLPLALWLTLPFNLLIYGTNDIFDQETDAANPRKGSLEGARISPGEVRTIWRAVLLSNAPFAAYFALALPPAAALWVAAYALVFLGYSVPPVRFKARPYLDSLSNAAYAFPLVFVPLALGESPVWPAALGLMAWSVAKHAFDAVQDIREDRRAGILTTPVRLGVRGTVLWSGAWWALATLLFAAVSPPVALLNAAIAASLLLALWRRPHPGTGHRLYRYSIAFPYVAGTASGVLLVAALSLGAYP from the coding sequence TTGTGCGCTGTGCTGAGCCGGCTCCTTCACATCTCGCGCCCCGTGCTGTGGATAAACACCGTGGGCAGCGGGTTCGTGGGGATGTGGCTCGCCGGGCATCTGTGGAGCTGGGGGTTTCTCCCCCTCGCGCTGTGGCTCACGCTGCCGTTCAACCTCCTGATCTACGGCACCAACGATATCTTCGACCAGGAGACCGACGCCGCCAACCCCAGGAAGGGCTCGCTAGAGGGAGCGCGGATAAGCCCCGGGGAGGTGCGCACCATCTGGCGCGCCGTGCTGCTCTCCAACGCCCCCTTCGCCGCGTACTTCGCCCTCGCCCTCCCCCCCGCCGCCGCGCTGTGGGTGGCGGCGTACGCGCTCGTCTTTCTCGGCTACTCCGTACCGCCCGTGCGGTTCAAGGCCCGGCCCTACCTGGACTCGCTGAGCAACGCGGCCTACGCCTTCCCGCTCGTCTTCGTGCCGCTCGCGCTGGGGGAGAGCCCGGTGTGGCCCGCGGCGCTGGGCCTCATGGCCTGGAGCGTGGCCAAGCACGCCTTCGACGCGGTGCAGGACATACGGGAGGACCGGAGGGCCGGCATCCTCACCACCCCCGTGCGGCTCGGCGTGCGCGGAACGGTGCTGTGGAGCGGGGCCTGGTGGGCGCTCGCCACCCTGCTCTTCGCGGCGGTGAGCCCGCCCGTGGCGCTGCTCAACGCGGCGATCGCCGCCTCTCTGCTCCTGGCGCTGTGGAGGCGGCCGCACCCGGGGACGGGGCACCGCCTCTACCGCTACTCCATAGCCTTCCCCTACGTGGCGGGGACGGCGTCCGGGGTGCTGCTCGTCGCCGCCCTCTCGCTGGGGGCCTACCCGTGA
- a CDS encoding VOC family protein produces MRYLHTCYRVLDLERSIDFYTNKLGLELVRKVPIGEEATNAFIGVPGDPEPRLELTLNHDRQTPYELGEGYSHVAFAVEDLDALAERLERAGGVEFESRPHAISTGTRLFFVRDPDGYRIEFVERR; encoded by the coding sequence GTGAGGTATCTGCACACCTGCTACCGGGTCCTGGACCTGGAGCGCAGCATAGACTTCTACACCAACAAGCTCGGGCTGGAGCTCGTCCGCAAGGTGCCCATCGGCGAGGAGGCCACCAACGCGTTCATCGGGGTGCCGGGCGACCCGGAGCCGCGGCTGGAGCTCACCCTGAACCACGACCGCCAAACCCCCTACGAGCTGGGGGAGGGCTACAGCCACGTGGCCTTCGCCGTGGAGGACCTCGACGCGCTCGCCGAGCGCCTGGAGCGGGCGGGGGGCGTGGAGTTCGAGAGCAGGCCGCACGCCATCAGCACCGGCACCCGGCTCTTCTTCGTCCGCGACCCCGACGGCTACCGGATAGAGTTCGTGGAGCGCCGGTGA
- a CDS encoding carotenoid biosynthesis protein translates to MAALRPCTLLLPVAALLFFCAAGFAVRFPDPPGAWLLSLAAVAAIAAPPLAALLRLFGPARWLAALALLSAFAFAVESLGVATGWPYGRFYYGEGLGPLLGGLVPYLLPVSYVPLVVGAVAAARHPRSRPLWTLRSAALLTLIDGVLDPGAALLGFWVWPGGGPYYGVPASNYLGWLLSGAVSSAVLVLLWPRGSPAPPALLDGTLLALAFWTGVAAFGGLALPAALGVALLAAFLARRAGIRGCARVTFLKKN, encoded by the coding sequence ATGGCCGCCCTGCGCCCCTGCACGCTCCTGCTGCCGGTCGCCGCGCTGCTGTTTTTCTGCGCGGCGGGCTTCGCCGTGCGCTTCCCCGACCCGCCGGGCGCCTGGCTCCTCTCGCTCGCCGCGGTAGCGGCGATCGCCGCTCCTCCCCTGGCGGCGCTCCTGCGGCTCTTCGGCCCCGCGCGCTGGCTCGCGGCCCTGGCCCTGCTCTCGGCCTTCGCCTTCGCCGTGGAGTCGCTCGGGGTCGCCACCGGCTGGCCCTACGGCCGGTTCTACTACGGCGAGGGTCTCGGGCCGCTCCTGGGCGGCCTCGTACCCTACCTGCTCCCCGTCTCCTACGTCCCGCTCGTCGTCGGGGCTGTGGCCGCGGCCCGCCACCCCCGCAGCCGCCCTCTCTGGACCCTCCGCTCCGCCGCGCTCCTCACCCTGATCGACGGCGTGCTCGACCCCGGCGCCGCCCTGCTCGGGTTCTGGGTGTGGCCCGGGGGCGGCCCCTACTACGGCGTCCCGGCGAGCAACTACCTGGGCTGGCTGCTCTCGGGCGCCGTCTCCTCGGCCGTCCTCGTCCTCCTCTGGCCCCGCGGCTCCCCCGCTCCCCCCGCCCTGCTCGACGGCACCCTCCTCGCCCTCGCCTTCTGGACCGGGGTCGCGGCCTTCGGGGGGCTCGCCCTCCCCGCCGCCCTGGGGGTCGCCCTCCTCGCGGCGTTTCTGGCGCGCCGCGCTGGAATCCGGGGCTGCGCCCGTGTTACTTTTTTAAAGAAAAATTAA
- a CDS encoding Gmad2 immunoglobulin-like domain-containing protein: MTRIRHGPSLPLLSLALLLLVVLSSSCARQGAQGPQEERAGDQGRGQSAPAQTTRGEESAAPAGTTVAPGADREGREEASSRPSPNPPRAGESGFTAAPEASGGEEGAARAIAEVRFGRHEGYERVVIEFDSPRVPRWALSSPAGEGYARIYLPGVENVRETGGGFGGEIMDGYYVVRDPRGGFFVDVFATGPFRYRVLELESPGRLALDYAPAGGSLARPLPVRGERNVVMEPRPGQAVAGTLTVSGYSRNFEALTTVLLRGPDGSVLARESVTASDWSEAWGYFEATLEVPPFAGQATLAVGAESPRDGTFRGVEVPVVYGG, encoded by the coding sequence ATGACCCGCATACGGCACGGTCCCTCCCTCCCCCTGCTCTCCCTGGCGCTCCTGCTGCTGGTCGTCCTCTCCTCCTCCTGCGCCCGGCAGGGCGCCCAGGGACCGCAGGAGGAGAGAGCGGGCGACCAGGGGCGGGGGCAGAGCGCCCCGGCGCAGACGACGCGCGGGGAGGAGAGCGCCGCCCCCGCCGGGACGACCGTCGCGCCGGGGGCGGACAGGGAGGGCCGGGAGGAGGCCTCCTCCCGGCCCTCCCCGAACCCCCCGCGGGCCGGGGAGAGCGGCTTCACCGCCGCCCCCGAGGCCTCCGGCGGAGAGGAGGGAGCGGCCCGGGCCATAGCCGAGGTCCGGTTCGGGCGGCACGAGGGCTACGAGCGGGTGGTCATCGAGTTCGACTCCCCCCGGGTGCCGCGCTGGGCGCTCTCGAGCCCCGCCGGGGAGGGCTACGCCAGGATCTATCTCCCCGGCGTCGAGAACGTCCGGGAGACCGGCGGCGGCTTCGGCGGGGAGATAATGGACGGCTACTACGTGGTGCGCGACCCGCGGGGCGGCTTCTTCGTGGACGTCTTCGCCACGGGCCCCTTCCGCTACCGGGTGCTGGAGCTGGAGAGCCCGGGGCGTCTGGCCCTCGACTACGCCCCCGCCGGGGGGAGCCTGGCCCGGCCGCTGCCGGTGCGGGGCGAGAGGAACGTGGTGATGGAGCCGCGCCCGGGGCAGGCCGTCGCGGGCACGCTCACGGTGAGCGGCTACTCGCGCAACTTCGAGGCCCTCACCACCGTGCTGCTGCGGGGCCCCGACGGGAGCGTCCTCGCCCGCGAGAGCGTGACCGCGAGCGACTGGAGCGAGGCGTGGGGGTACTTCGAGGCGACGCTCGAGGTGCCGCCGTTCGCGGGCCAGGCCACCCTGGCGGTGGGGGCCGAGAGCCCCCGCGACGGGACCTTCCGGGGGGTGGAGGTGCCGGTGGTCTACGGCGGCTGA
- a CDS encoding AarF/UbiB family protein: MDDVSRGLPEGPARRAARIARVGARYGFGFVFGRRLGPFRRGEPGRVGPRLRRSLEELGPVFAELGRFLSARRDLLPEEVAAELGRAEAPPKPASPAEVRGILERELGNAAERLFVAFEELPVRVGVFTQAHRATLPGDRPALVVVSRPGVRRELLAMRPAADVVRRRVGDRLPLDPVEAVSEFAAHAGHRRDMHLAAQNARRMRDLGDRLPLRVPGVYRDYSAARCLTLEAPAETGAPGAEGYRACADALVGLAVREGIFLADHAPERFAAGPGGELWLLDPTEAFSLDPERMRALAEVLAAAGREDVDGIIRSLPLAGASVPKNAAALRRELREALGALGGPLWREHSLARVRDSSLEALRRGGARLPDELCRLFGALVAAEELGRTMSGEGYLGTVPAAEAAREMISHRRNPRYVLERTARRLNRPEVYADYPRQIHALLEELKDGEVEVRFRHGGLDELISKLDILANRLVFAFLIAALIVGSSMLGVFVRGGPQVLGLSIFGFAGFVAAALLGLLLLVGIIRSGRL; the protein is encoded by the coding sequence ATGGACGATGTGAGCCGCGGGCTCCCGGAGGGTCCGGCCCGGCGGGCGGCCCGGATCGCCCGGGTCGGCGCCCGCTACGGGTTCGGGTTCGTCTTCGGCCGTCGGCTCGGGCCGTTCCGGCGCGGGGAGCCGGGGAGGGTGGGCCCGCGGCTGCGCCGCTCGCTGGAGGAGCTCGGCCCGGTCTTCGCCGAGCTCGGCAGGTTCCTCTCGGCGCGCCGGGACCTCCTGCCCGAGGAGGTGGCCGCGGAGCTCGGCCGGGCGGAGGCCCCGCCGAAGCCGGCCTCCCCCGCCGAGGTGCGGGGCATCCTAGAGCGGGAGCTGGGCAACGCGGCGGAGCGGCTGTTCGTGGCCTTCGAGGAGCTCCCGGTCCGCGTGGGGGTCTTCACCCAGGCCCACCGGGCCACGCTCCCGGGGGACCGCCCGGCGCTGGTCGTGGTCTCCCGGCCCGGGGTGCGGCGGGAGCTTCTGGCGATGCGCCCCGCGGCGGACGTGGTGCGGCGGAGGGTGGGGGACCGCCTTCCGCTGGACCCGGTGGAGGCGGTCTCGGAGTTCGCCGCCCACGCCGGCCACCGCCGCGACATGCACCTGGCCGCCCAGAACGCCCGGCGGATGCGCGACCTCGGTGACCGGCTGCCCCTGCGGGTGCCCGGGGTCTACAGGGACTACTCGGCGGCCCGGTGCCTCACGCTGGAGGCCCCGGCCGAGACGGGGGCGCCGGGCGCGGAGGGCTACCGCGCCTGCGCCGACGCGCTGGTGGGGCTCGCGGTGAGGGAGGGGATCTTTCTGGCGGACCACGCCCCCGAGCGCTTCGCCGCCGGGCCGGGCGGGGAGCTCTGGCTCCTCGACCCCACGGAGGCGTTCTCGCTGGACCCGGAGCGGATGCGCGCGCTCGCCGAGGTGCTCGCCGCCGCCGGGCGGGAGGACGTGGACGGGATCATCCGCTCCCTGCCGCTCGCCGGGGCCTCGGTGCCGAAGAACGCCGCCGCCCTCAGGCGCGAGCTGCGAGAGGCGCTGGGGGCTCTCGGCGGCCCGCTGTGGCGGGAGCACTCGCTCGCGCGGGTCCGGGACTCCTCCCTGGAGGCGCTGCGCAGGGGAGGGGCGCGCCTGCCGGACGAGCTCTGCCGGCTCTTCGGGGCGCTCGTGGCCGCCGAGGAGCTGGGCCGGACCATGTCCGGGGAGGGCTATTTGGGCACCGTCCCCGCCGCCGAGGCGGCGCGGGAGATGATCTCCCACCGCCGCAACCCCCGCTATGTCCTGGAACGGACGGCCCGGAGGCTCAACCGGCCGGAGGTCTACGCGGACTACCCGCGCCAGATCCACGCCCTGCTCGAGGAGCTCAAGGACGGGGAGGTGGAGGTCCGGTTCCGGCACGGGGGGCTGGACGAGTTGATCTCCAAGCTGGACATCCTGGCGAACCGGCTGGTCTTCGCCTTCCTGATAGCCGCCCTCATCGTGGGCTCCTCGATGCTGGGGGTGTTCGTCCGGGGAGGGCCGCAGGTTCTGGGCCTGAGCATCTTCGGCTTCGCCGGCTTCGTGGCCGCCGCCCTGCTCGGGCTGCTGCTGCTCGTAGGGATCATTCGCTCCGGCCGCCTGTAG
- a CDS encoding MDR family MFS transporter has translation MGLSRRRKILVTLATLIGTFLAALDSTVVGTAMPTVIGDLGGLGLYPWVFASYLLAATVTGPLFGRLSDAYGRKPVYLAGVSLFLLGSVLCGTAGSMGALIVYRTIQGLGAGAVQPVAVTIVGDIFELETRARIQGLFGAVWGVSAVVGPAAGGLITDYLSWRWVFYVNVPFGLAAGALLALALRESFERRPGRADYPGVFLLTGGLLAVLLAVLGAGSLLADLALLAGGASALALFVLAEARAPDPIVPLELFRERLFAVASAGNAALGGVLLGVSVYVPLYVQGALGGTALTAGTVVAPLSIGWPVGSFVGGRMLLRAGYRTTLLVGSAFVVAGSAMCLALDAATPLAYVILSVFVIGLGMGFSSTSYLVSVQNAVPWHRRGIATSSVVFFRTIGGSLGVAVMGALLDLSLGERYRAAVERAAGENGALARLLSDPNALLQPALRAKIPEGAYGELASALASALSPAFWAVAVMAVAALAVSALFPAGRAEDFVKREPRP, from the coding sequence TTGGGCCTGAGCCGCCGCCGCAAGATCCTCGTAACCCTCGCCACCCTCATCGGGACGTTCCTGGCCGCCCTGGACTCCACGGTGGTGGGGACGGCGATGCCCACGGTCATAGGGGACCTCGGCGGGCTCGGCCTGTACCCCTGGGTCTTCGCCTCCTACCTGCTGGCCGCCACGGTCACCGGGCCTCTCTTCGGGAGGCTCTCCGACGCCTACGGGCGCAAGCCGGTCTACCTCGCCGGGGTCTCGCTCTTTCTGCTCGGGAGCGTCCTGTGCGGGACGGCGGGGAGCATGGGCGCCCTGATCGTCTACCGGACCATCCAGGGGCTCGGGGCCGGGGCGGTGCAGCCGGTCGCGGTGACCATCGTCGGGGACATCTTCGAGCTGGAGACCCGGGCACGCATCCAGGGGCTCTTCGGCGCGGTGTGGGGGGTCTCCGCTGTAGTCGGACCGGCGGCCGGCGGCCTGATCACGGACTACCTCTCCTGGCGCTGGGTGTTCTACGTGAACGTGCCCTTCGGCCTGGCCGCCGGAGCGCTCCTGGCCCTCGCGCTGCGCGAGAGCTTCGAGCGCCGCCCCGGGCGGGCGGACTACCCGGGGGTCTTCCTGCTCACGGGCGGGCTCCTCGCGGTGCTGCTCGCCGTGCTGGGGGCGGGAAGCCTTCTGGCGGACCTCGCCCTGTTGGCCGGCGGGGCCTCGGCGCTCGCGCTCTTCGTGCTCGCCGAGGCCCGCGCCCCGGACCCGATCGTCCCGCTGGAGCTCTTCCGGGAGCGGCTCTTCGCCGTCGCCTCCGCGGGGAACGCCGCGCTCGGCGGGGTACTGCTCGGGGTCTCGGTATATGTCCCACTGTACGTGCAGGGCGCTCTGGGCGGCACGGCCCTCACCGCCGGGACGGTCGTCGCCCCGCTCTCCATCGGCTGGCCGGTGGGCTCTTTCGTGGGGGGCAGGATGCTCCTCCGGGCGGGCTACAGGACCACGCTGCTCGTGGGGTCGGCCTTCGTGGTGGCGGGCTCCGCGATGTGCCTCGCGCTGGACGCCGCGACGCCGCTCGCGTACGTGATCCTCTCCGTCTTCGTCATAGGGCTCGGGATGGGCTTCTCCAGCACGAGCTACCTGGTCAGCGTCCAGAACGCGGTCCCCTGGCACCGCCGCGGGATCGCCACCTCCTCCGTGGTGTTCTTCCGCACGATCGGCGGCTCGCTCGGGGTGGCGGTGATGGGGGCGCTCCTGGACCTCTCGCTGGGGGAGCGCTACCGGGCGGCGGTGGAGCGGGCCGCGGGGGAGAACGGGGCGCTGGCCCGGCTCCTCTCGGACCCGAACGCCCTGCTGCAGCCCGCGCTGCGGGCCAAAATCCCCGAGGGCGCCTACGGGGAGCTCGCCTCCGCGCTCGCCTCGGCGCTCTCCCCGGCGTTCTGGGCGGTCGCCGTGATGGCCGTGGCGGCGCTCGCCGTCTCAGCGCTCTTCCCGGCGGGCAGGGCTGAGGACTTCGTGAAGCGGGAGCCCCGCCCGTGA
- a CDS encoding aminotransferase class V-fold PLP-dependent enzyme, which produces MILEPQRESFDGLEGHITYLNCAYMSPQLRASVAAAKRALSRRSKPWQIAAEDFFREPEESRRLFARLVGGDPDGVALVPAASYGIAVAAGNLRTGPGGRILVLEEEFPSNYYAWAELAERTGAKLETVRRPADHDWTSAVLERLDGRVDVIAAPNCHWTDGSLLDLERVGEEARRAGAALVVDATQSLGARPLDVRRVRPDFLVASAYKWLLGPYGMAFLWVAEERREGRPIEHNWINRAGSEDFSGLAGYAAAFQPGARRYDAGERSNFILLPMANAALRRLLEWGVKNISETLGLLTDLAEEGAGELGLLPVPRRRRARHMIGLRLPGGEAAGVAGRLAEQGIFVSARGACLRVSPHLYNTREDVLRLLDALSRELRR; this is translated from the coding sequence GTGATCCTCGAACCCCAGCGCGAGAGCTTCGACGGCCTGGAAGGCCACATCACCTACCTCAACTGCGCGTACATGTCCCCGCAGCTCAGGGCGTCGGTAGCGGCCGCTAAGCGGGCGCTCTCGAGGAGGTCCAAGCCCTGGCAGATCGCCGCCGAGGACTTCTTCCGCGAGCCCGAGGAGAGCCGGCGGCTGTTCGCCCGGCTCGTCGGCGGGGACCCGGACGGGGTGGCCCTCGTCCCCGCGGCCAGCTACGGCATAGCCGTGGCCGCCGGGAACCTCCGCACGGGCCCCGGCGGGAGGATACTCGTGCTGGAGGAGGAGTTCCCCTCCAACTACTACGCCTGGGCCGAGCTGGCCGAACGGACCGGGGCGAAGCTCGAGACGGTGCGCCGCCCCGCGGATCACGACTGGACCTCCGCCGTGCTGGAGAGGCTGGACGGGCGGGTGGACGTGATCGCCGCTCCCAACTGCCACTGGACCGACGGCTCGCTGCTGGACCTGGAGCGCGTCGGGGAGGAGGCGCGGAGGGCCGGCGCCGCGCTCGTCGTGGACGCGACGCAGTCGCTCGGCGCCCGCCCCCTCGACGTTCGCCGCGTCCGTCCGGACTTCCTCGTCGCCTCGGCGTACAAGTGGCTGCTCGGCCCCTACGGGATGGCCTTTCTGTGGGTCGCCGAGGAGCGGCGGGAGGGGCGTCCCATCGAGCACAACTGGATCAACCGCGCCGGCAGCGAGGACTTCTCCGGGCTTGCGGGCTACGCCGCGGCGTTCCAGCCCGGCGCCCGGCGCTACGACGCGGGCGAGCGCAGCAACTTCATCCTGCTGCCCATGGCGAACGCCGCCCTGCGCCGGCTGCTCGAGTGGGGCGTGAAGAACATCTCCGAGACGCTCGGCCTCCTCACCGACCTGGCCGAGGAGGGCGCCGGAGAGCTGGGGCTTCTCCCCGTCCCGCGCCGCCGCCGGGCGCGGCACATGATCGGGCTGCGCCTCCCCGGAGGCGAGGCGGCCGGGGTCGCCGGGCGCCTGGCGGAGCAAGGCATATTCGTGAGCGCCCGGGGGGCCTGCCTGCGCGTCTCGCCGCACCTGTACAACACCCGCGAGGACGTGCTGCGTCTCCTGGACGCGCTCTCCCGGGAGCTCCGGCGGTAG
- a CDS encoding phytoene desaturase family protein, with the protein MSRVAVVGGGIGGLAAAALLARAGHEVVLLEATESPGGKSRRISLLGQRIDTGPSLLTFPRVWEEFLRRYDALGGAPGEAREIAGLDLLRLPELGRYHLRGEEVALPVPEGHPWHPAWRRFAGANAELGRAVERLLVSDPLDAGALPALARLLRAYGPAGRLTAAGYLGRLRWLPEGLREVLAIHSLNAGVPPRRVPALYASLPAIVAEEGARVPEGGVYELVLALERLARRAGVEILTREPALGVGPGGVIGAGGTYPAEVVVGAVDAGRLERLAGGEDAPGPRSCSGVALYAVLEEEVPLPPHSVVLPDDPASLYEALEKAREPRQTMAFVNYYRPGEVYPNQRPTAALLLTAPADGRRRDPDDPFVRREVKRVSEAVGLGRPLTQLAAALEVLDPEYFALWGGPGGALYGKARPFWRTGPLHRPGYSERGRPWLWRVGASVHPGGGIPAVLGGAMISTARLLRKLREKGEP; encoded by the coding sequence GTGAGCCGGGTGGCCGTCGTCGGCGGCGGCATCGGGGGGCTCGCCGCGGCCGCCCTGCTGGCCCGGGCGGGCCACGAGGTCGTCCTGCTCGAGGCGACCGAGAGCCCCGGCGGGAAGAGCCGGCGCATAAGCCTTCTGGGACAGCGGATAGACACCGGGCCCTCCCTGCTGACCTTCCCCCGCGTCTGGGAGGAGTTTCTGCGACGCTACGACGCCCTCGGCGGCGCGCCGGGGGAGGCGCGGGAGATCGCGGGGCTCGACCTCCTCAGGCTGCCGGAGCTCGGCAGGTACCACCTGCGGGGCGAGGAGGTGGCGCTCCCCGTGCCGGAGGGGCACCCCTGGCACCCGGCGTGGCGGCGCTTCGCCGGGGCGAACGCCGAGCTCGGGAGGGCCGTGGAGCGGCTGCTCGTCTCGGACCCTCTGGACGCCGGGGCGCTGCCCGCGCTCGCCCGGCTGCTGCGCGCCTACGGGCCCGCGGGGCGGCTCACCGCCGCCGGGTACCTCGGCCGCCTGCGGTGGCTGCCGGAGGGGCTGAGGGAGGTCCTGGCCATCCACAGCCTCAACGCGGGGGTGCCGCCCCGGCGGGTTCCCGCGCTGTACGCCAGCCTCCCGGCCATCGTCGCGGAGGAGGGCGCCCGGGTCCCCGAGGGGGGCGTGTACGAGCTGGTGCTGGCCCTGGAGCGGCTCGCCCGGCGCGCGGGGGTCGAGATCCTCACGCGAGAGCCCGCCCTCGGGGTGGGGCCGGGCGGGGTCATCGGGGCCGGGGGCACCTATCCCGCGGAGGTGGTCGTCGGGGCCGTCGACGCGGGAAGGCTCGAGCGCCTCGCAGGGGGCGAGGACGCCCCCGGCCCACGCTCCTGCTCGGGCGTCGCCCTCTACGCCGTGCTGGAGGAGGAGGTTCCCCTGCCACCGCACTCCGTAGTGCTCCCGGACGACCCCGCCTCGCTCTACGAGGCCCTGGAGAAAGCGAGGGAGCCCCGGCAGACCATGGCCTTCGTCAACTACTACCGGCCCGGCGAGGTCTACCCCAACCAGAGGCCCACCGCCGCCCTGCTGCTCACCGCCCCCGCCGACGGCCGGCGCCGGGACCCCGACGACCCCTTCGTCCGGCGCGAGGTGAAGCGCGTCTCCGAGGCCGTCGGGCTCGGGCGGCCGCTCACCCAGCTCGCGGCGGCGCTGGAGGTGCTCGACCCCGAGTACTTCGCGCTCTGGGGCGGCCCGGGGGGAGCCCTGTACGGAAAGGCCCGGCCCTTCTGGCGGACCGGCCCGCTGCACCGGCCCGGGTACTCGGAGCGGGGCCGGCCCTGGCTGTGGCGGGTGGGGGCGTCGGTGCACCCGGGCGGGGGCATCCCGGCGGTGCTCGGGGGCGCCATGATCTCGACCGCCCGGCTGCTGAGAAAACTCAGGGAGAAAGGGGAGCCGTGA
- a CDS encoding response regulator, whose translation MELGRPTVMIADDDPVALDVATEALTRAGYRVVRASDGRRALQEALNQKVDLIVMDVSMPHIGGVEACHCLKAMPKTSKIPVVLMASKKDPASRAIAERTQGSVRILRKPLDSEELVSVVKGLIRPRSLL comes from the coding sequence GTGGAACTGGGAAGACCCACGGTCATGATCGCCGACGACGACCCCGTCGCGCTCGACGTCGCGACCGAAGCGCTCACCAGGGCCGGCTACCGGGTCGTTCGCGCCTCTGACGGGCGGCGGGCCCTGCAGGAGGCCCTCAACCAGAAGGTGGACCTGATCGTCATGGACGTCTCCATGCCGCACATCGGGGGGGTGGAGGCCTGCCACTGCTTGAAGGCCATGCCGAAGACCTCCAAGATCCCGGTGGTGCTCATGGCCTCCAAGAAGGACCCGGCCTCCCGCGCCATAGCCGAGAGAACCCAGGGATCGGTGCGCATCCTGCGCAAGCCCCTGGATTCGGAGGAGCTGGTGTCGGTGGTGAAGGGGCTGATCCGGCCCCGCTCGCTCCTCTAG